The following are from one region of the Polynucleobacter sp. MWH-CaK5 genome:
- a CDS encoding class 1 fructose-bisphosphatase: MSQGTTFTKYITELGSKNPQIPASLLVSVANACKLIAKQVEQGALAGIIGSAGSGNVQGETQQKLDIISNDILLEACGLDSTLAGMASEEMETIFPANKNGSFLLLFDPLDGSSNIDVNVSIGTIFSILKKQTAGELTEKDFLQAGCDQVASGYVVYGPQTTLVYTTGQGVHMFTLDHETNEFLLIKENITISPDTKEFAINMSNMRHWDQPVKRYVDECLAGTEGARKKDFNMRWIASMVADVHRILCRGGVFMYPWDKRDPSKPGKLRLMYEANPMSFLIEQAGGASVNGKDRIMTLPAEKLHQRVSVVLGSKNEVDLIQKYHQGS, translated from the coding sequence ATGTCGCAAGGCACCACATTTACCAAATACATCACAGAGCTTGGCTCTAAGAATCCTCAGATTCCAGCATCACTGTTGGTATCCGTTGCCAACGCTTGCAAATTAATTGCCAAACAGGTCGAGCAAGGTGCACTAGCTGGCATCATTGGCTCTGCTGGCAGTGGCAACGTTCAAGGTGAAACTCAGCAAAAACTGGATATCATTTCTAACGACATATTGTTAGAGGCTTGTGGATTAGATTCAACATTGGCAGGCATGGCTTCTGAAGAAATGGAAACCATTTTCCCTGCCAATAAAAATGGTAGCTTTCTACTACTATTTGACCCACTTGATGGCTCATCCAATATTGATGTGAACGTTTCTATTGGCACCATCTTCTCAATCCTGAAAAAACAAACTGCTGGCGAATTAACTGAAAAAGATTTTCTTCAAGCCGGATGCGATCAAGTTGCTTCAGGTTATGTGGTCTACGGTCCACAAACCACATTGGTCTATACCACTGGTCAAGGTGTTCACATGTTCACGCTCGATCATGAAACAAATGAGTTTTTACTGATCAAAGAAAACATCACGATCTCGCCTGACACCAAAGAATTTGCCATCAATATGTCAAATATGCGTCACTGGGATCAACCCGTGAAACGCTATGTTGATGAATGTCTTGCAGGCACTGAAGGTGCTCGTAAAAAAGACTTCAATATGCGTTGGATTGCCTCAATGGTGGCTGATGTGCATCGCATCCTGTGCCGTGGTGGTGTATTCATGTACCCATGGGACAAACGTGATCCAAGCAAACCAGGTAAGTTGCGCTTGATGTATGAAGCCAACCCTATGAGCTTTTTGATTGAGCAAGCGGGTGGTGCTTCAGTCAACGGCAAAGACCGCATCATGACTTTGCCAGCTGAAAAATTACATCAACGCGTGTCTGTTGTGCTTGGCTCAAAAAATGAAGTGGATTTAATTCAGAAATACCACCAAGGATCCTAG
- the ald gene encoding alanine dehydrogenase, with translation MIVGVPKEVKNHEYRVGLTPDQVTELRLWGHQVLVQKNAGEAIGFMDEHYVMAGAQLVDCPSDIFAEAEMIVKVKEPQPEECKMLRSGQVLFTYLHLAPDLHQTQALVQSNAICIAYETVTSANGRLPLLAPMSEVAGRMSIQAAAHHLEKANGGRALLLAGVPGVPAADVVILGAGVVGSAALQMAVGMGSRVTIIDKNLDRLRELDALYGNRIHTLYSSTANIERSVLSADVVIGSVLVPGGAAPKLVTRRMVSAMKSGSVIVDVAIDQGGCFETSHATTHQEPTYQIDDVIHYCVANMPGAVARTSTMALTNATAPFVMELANKGAQQALIENAHLMNGLNVYQGHVTCEAVACAHGLDYMDPKTMIH, from the coding sequence ATGATTGTTGGCGTACCTAAGGAAGTTAAGAATCACGAGTATCGAGTTGGCTTAACACCCGATCAAGTCACCGAATTAAGGCTTTGGGGTCACCAGGTGTTGGTTCAAAAAAATGCGGGTGAGGCCATTGGTTTCATGGATGAGCACTATGTCATGGCCGGGGCTCAATTGGTTGATTGCCCAAGTGACATATTTGCCGAAGCTGAGATGATTGTTAAGGTCAAAGAGCCACAGCCTGAAGAGTGCAAGATGCTTCGCTCAGGACAGGTTTTGTTCACGTATTTGCATTTAGCTCCGGACCTTCATCAAACCCAGGCTTTGGTTCAATCAAATGCTATTTGCATTGCCTATGAGACAGTGACCAGTGCTAATGGCCGATTGCCTTTGTTGGCTCCGATGAGTGAAGTGGCGGGCCGAATGTCCATCCAAGCAGCCGCCCATCATTTAGAAAAGGCCAATGGTGGTCGAGCGTTGTTATTGGCTGGAGTGCCAGGTGTGCCTGCTGCTGATGTGGTGATTTTGGGTGCTGGCGTTGTGGGCAGTGCTGCTTTACAGATGGCGGTTGGCATGGGCTCCCGTGTGACCATCATTGATAAAAACCTTGATCGCTTAAGAGAGCTGGATGCTTTATACGGCAACAGAATTCACACCTTGTATTCAAGCACAGCCAATATTGAGAGATCAGTGTTGAGTGCCGATGTGGTGATTGGCAGTGTGTTGGTTCCAGGTGGTGCTGCACCAAAGTTGGTCACAAGAAGAATGGTGTCGGCCATGAAGTCTGGATCCGTCATTGTGGATGTGGCGATTGATCAGGGTGGTTGTTTTGAGACATCTCATGCAACCACACACCAAGAACCTACTTATCAAATCGATGATGTGATTCATTATTGTGTTGCGAATATGCCTGGTGCGGTTGCTAGGACCTCAACGATGGCTTTGACCAATGCAACGGCACCATTCGTGATGGAACTGGCCAATAAGGGTGCTCAACAAGCATTGATTGAAAATGCGCATTTGATGAATGGCTTAAATGTTTATCAAGGTCATGTCACTTGTGAGGCCGTTGCTTGTGCTCATGGGCTTGATTACATGGATCCGAAAACCATGATTCATTGA